One region of Salinibacterium sp. TMP30 genomic DNA includes:
- a CDS encoding flavin reductase family protein: protein MDNSAATEGIDAFRGAFRRHAAGVAVVTSLAPDGHPVGFTATSLASLAADPPLATFNMAQVSSSWPAITVGNRVAIHMLGPRSRHLAERMAADHSLRFVGDHWHPDDTGLPLLDGATAIAIGRIVEVYPVHNNAVVVVEIDHGVLGDEDEALLYHERTYMRPHSLDN from the coding sequence ATGGATAATTCAGCAGCAACAGAAGGAATCGACGCTTTCAGGGGCGCATTCAGGCGCCACGCGGCTGGCGTAGCCGTAGTGACGTCGCTCGCACCCGACGGTCATCCCGTGGGATTCACCGCCACGTCACTCGCGTCGCTCGCGGCCGATCCCCCACTCGCAACTTTCAATATGGCTCAAGTCTCGAGCTCGTGGCCAGCGATTACGGTCGGAAACCGAGTCGCGATCCACATGCTCGGGCCGCGAAGCCGCCATCTCGCCGAACGCATGGCGGCCGATCATAGCCTTCGATTTGTCGGAGACCATTGGCACCCCGATGACACTGGACTGCCCCTGCTCGATGGTGCAACCGCAATCGCAATCGGGCGCATCGTTGAGGTGTATCCGGTGCACAATAACGCGGTCGTTGTAGTGGAAATCGATCACGGCGTTCTGGGCGACGAAGATGAAGCCCTGCTCTACCACGAGCGCACCTACATGCGTCCTCACTCCCTCGATAACTAA
- the murC gene encoding UDP-N-acetylmuramate--L-alanine ligase, whose amino-acid sequence MIFPDLTMPLPGPLTSAHFVGIGGAGMSGIAQLFLDAGITVTGSDRATNTNIDSLRAAGATISIGHDAAHLGDADALVYTGALWPDNPEYLAAVQRGIPVLHRSQALAWLIGDARLVAVAGAHGKTTSTGMIITALRELGASPSFVNGGVIQGLGTSSGSGTDDLFVVEADESDGSFLLYSTAIAVITNVDADHLDHYGSHEAFDDAFVAFASGASEAVVVSSDDAGAIRVTNRLTHTNIVTFGEAEDATVRMHSLTSEGPVAFSIVIDGREERVQLSVPGRHNAVNATGAIAVLVGLGFELGAAIDAVSTFAGTQRRFELHAVVDGVSVYDDYAHHPTEVEAALSGARSVLGSGKLIAVHQPHLFSRTRDMATEFAEVYERLADHTVVLDVFGAREDPIPGVTGELVSSQFSDASRVDFVPDWQLAADRVAELANEGDIVMTLSCGDVYRIIPQLIAAMESRRSLGASDPAAADQVPSEEA is encoded by the coding sequence ATGATCTTTCCCGACCTGACCATGCCGCTACCTGGACCGCTGACGTCGGCCCATTTCGTGGGTATCGGCGGCGCAGGCATGAGCGGAATCGCTCAGTTGTTCCTCGATGCCGGAATCACAGTCACAGGATCTGACCGTGCGACAAACACCAACATCGATTCGCTGCGCGCGGCAGGTGCGACGATCAGTATCGGACACGATGCTGCCCATCTTGGCGATGCCGATGCATTGGTGTACACGGGAGCTCTCTGGCCCGATAACCCGGAGTATCTTGCAGCCGTTCAGAGGGGCATCCCTGTGCTGCACCGTTCGCAGGCGCTGGCATGGCTGATCGGTGATGCTCGACTCGTGGCTGTCGCGGGAGCTCACGGAAAGACAACGTCGACAGGCATGATCATTACTGCTTTGCGCGAGCTGGGTGCATCGCCAAGTTTCGTTAACGGCGGTGTCATCCAGGGTCTTGGCACGAGTTCAGGTTCGGGGACTGACGATCTTTTTGTTGTTGAGGCTGATGAGTCCGACGGCTCGTTCTTGCTCTATTCGACGGCGATTGCAGTGATTACGAATGTCGATGCCGATCATCTGGATCACTACGGCTCGCACGAAGCATTTGATGATGCTTTTGTTGCGTTCGCGTCTGGCGCCTCGGAGGCGGTTGTGGTGTCGAGCGATGACGCTGGTGCGATTCGGGTCACGAACCGGTTGACACACACGAACATCGTCACGTTCGGTGAAGCTGAGGATGCTACGGTGCGGATGCATTCGTTGACTTCTGAGGGCCCGGTTGCTTTCTCGATTGTCATTGATGGCCGCGAAGAGCGCGTGCAGTTGTCGGTTCCTGGCCGCCACAACGCGGTCAATGCCACAGGAGCAATTGCGGTTCTTGTCGGGCTCGGCTTTGAGCTTGGCGCTGCGATCGACGCCGTATCAACTTTCGCCGGAACCCAGCGGCGTTTTGAACTTCATGCGGTTGTGGATGGCGTAAGCGTCTATGACGATTACGCTCACCATCCCACCGAGGTGGAGGCGGCCTTGAGCGGCGCGCGCAGCGTGCTCGGTAGCGGAAAGCTGATTGCGGTGCATCAGCCGCATCTCTTCAGCCGTACCCGTGATATGGCCACCGAGTTTGCCGAAGTGTATGAGCGGCTCGCCGACCACACGGTGGTGCTCGATGTTTTTGGTGCCCGTGAAGATCCGATTCCTGGCGTTACTGGTGAACTTGTTTCGTCGCAATTTTCCGACGCTTCCCGCGTCGATTTCGTTCCCGACTGGCAACTGGCTGCAGACCGTGTTGCTGAGCTCGCGAACGAGGGTGACATTGTGATGACGCTCAGTTGTGGCGACGTCTACCGCATCATCCCGCAGCTCATTGCAGCAATGGAAAGCCGCAGATCATTGGGTGCTTCTGATCCGGCTGCTGCAGATCAGGTGCCGAGTGAAGAGGCCTGA
- a CDS encoding YggS family pyridoxal phosphate-dependent enzyme, with product MTDLTPLGQRLADVDEQIADSARSASRDLSSITRIVITKFHPASLVRELYDLGVRDFGESRHQEAQPKVAELSDLDARWNFVGQLQSKKARQVRAYCQAIHSVDRDSLITALTNDDVAIPLDVFVQVNLTDDPGRGGVLPSELDAFVDRVAGAAGIELRGLMGVAPLGEDPRPSFVALRSLSERMGAQHPNARALSMGMSGDFAEAIAEGATHLRIGTAITGKRPDHG from the coding sequence ATGACTGACCTGACACCGTTAGGCCAACGACTCGCCGACGTCGATGAACAGATCGCGGATTCCGCACGCTCGGCATCGCGCGACCTGTCGTCGATCACGAGGATCGTCATCACTAAGTTCCACCCCGCAAGCCTTGTGCGCGAGTTGTACGACCTCGGCGTGCGCGACTTTGGTGAAAGTCGGCATCAGGAGGCGCAGCCGAAAGTTGCTGAGCTTTCTGATCTTGACGCACGGTGGAACTTTGTCGGGCAGTTGCAGAGTAAAAAAGCGCGACAAGTTCGCGCCTACTGCCAAGCGATCCATTCGGTTGACCGCGATTCTCTGATTACTGCTCTCACGAACGATGATGTAGCCATTCCACTCGACGTTTTTGTGCAAGTGAATCTCACTGACGATCCGGGCCGAGGCGGAGTGCTTCCCAGCGAACTTGATGCTTTCGTCGATCGTGTGGCTGGTGCTGCCGGAATCGAGCTGAGGGGGCTCATGGGCGTTGCGCCACTGGGCGAAGACCCGCGGCCTTCGTTCGTCGCTCTACGGTCGCTTTCTGAGCGCATGGGGGCGCAGCATCCCAACGCCCGTGCACTCTCGATGGGAATGTCAGGCGACTTCGCCGAAGCGATTGCCGAAGGCGCGACACACCTTCGAATTGGCACGGCAATCACGGGAAAACGACCTGACCATGGTTAA
- a CDS encoding FtsQ-type POTRA domain-containing protein: protein MKRPEGFDKPVAESTGLSAKSRRKHGAGEQPQANSRGAAPKSHRSGVVADTSSGGGTKPVKSTAVVDKPQRERTPRSRLRGSEPTPDSLAKKQLRQAARARKRAERAELRRFTRRARNRKLTLLSVTGVVASLLALIAVAVFSPILALRTVVVDGTNRIDPAEIQAVVETQQGTPLALLNFDAITEDLSVFPLIRSYVTEIVPPDTLLVHIVEREPIGSVKVDGVFRLVDPAGITIQESAERIEGVPVIDAGGADTSSPAFSAVTEVLLSLPADLRTQVQSASATTKDDVSLVLSGVGQRVVWGSASDSARKAVLLASLISITDAGRAGEFDVSAPSNGIFRPS from the coding sequence GTGAAGAGGCCTGAGGGTTTTGATAAGCCGGTTGCCGAGTCAACCGGTCTGAGCGCTAAATCGCGACGTAAACACGGAGCAGGAGAACAACCGCAGGCGAATTCGAGAGGTGCTGCACCGAAATCACACCGCTCCGGTGTTGTTGCCGACACGTCATCCGGTGGCGGCACCAAGCCCGTCAAGTCGACGGCAGTAGTTGACAAGCCGCAACGTGAACGCACGCCGCGATCACGATTACGTGGGAGTGAACCCACTCCCGATTCTTTGGCCAAGAAGCAGCTTCGTCAGGCTGCGCGAGCGAGAAAGCGCGCGGAACGGGCTGAGCTGCGTCGCTTCACCCGGCGAGCACGCAATCGCAAGCTCACTCTTCTCTCGGTGACCGGTGTGGTGGCATCTCTCCTTGCTCTCATTGCGGTCGCTGTCTTCTCGCCGATTTTGGCGCTGCGCACTGTCGTGGTTGATGGCACGAACCGTATCGACCCTGCGGAGATTCAGGCGGTAGTTGAGACGCAGCAGGGAACGCCGCTCGCACTTCTCAACTTCGACGCCATCACCGAGGACCTTTCGGTATTCCCCCTGATCCGCAGCTACGTCACGGAGATCGTTCCGCCAGACACCCTGTTGGTTCATATTGTTGAACGTGAACCGATCGGCTCCGTGAAGGTTGATGGAGTGTTTCGACTGGTTGATCCGGCGGGCATCACGATTCAGGAGTCGGCGGAGCGCATTGAGGGCGTTCCCGTTATCGACGCCGGGGGTGCGGACACCTCAAGTCCAGCATTCTCCGCTGTCACGGAGGTACTGCTTTCGCTGCCGGCTGATTTGCGGACTCAAGTGCAAAGTGCCTCGGCGACAACTAAAGATGATGTCTCGCTCGTCTTGTCTGGTGTCGGCCAGCGAGTGGTGTGGGGGAGTGCGAGCGACTCCGCTCGAAAGGCTGTGCTCTTGGCCTCATTGATTTCGATTACCGATGCTGGCAGAGCGGGCGAATTCGACGTGTCGGCGCCCAGCAATGGAATTTTCCGGCCCAGTTAG
- the sepF gene encoding cell division protein SepF — translation MANPLRKTMVYLGLADEDYEYDQAPVAPVAPVAAAHAPANSNRAPVTPLRRAAPSTAEAEMNEILTVHPRQYKDAQLIAENFREGIPVIINLSQMSEPDARRLVDFASGLSQGLYGKIERVTSKVFLLSPAHVAVSGDQAEVESDVDASFFAQ, via the coding sequence ATGGCCAACCCACTGCGCAAGACAATGGTCTATCTCGGCCTCGCCGACGAAGACTACGAATACGATCAGGCGCCGGTTGCGCCGGTTGCCCCTGTTGCGGCAGCACACGCACCAGCGAACTCAAATCGCGCGCCAGTCACTCCTTTGCGCCGCGCTGCGCCCAGCACTGCGGAGGCAGAGATGAACGAGATTTTGACGGTGCACCCGCGCCAGTACAAGGACGCCCAGCTCATCGCGGAGAACTTCCGCGAGGGCATCCCCGTGATCATCAACCTCTCGCAGATGAGTGAACCGGATGCACGTCGACTGGTCGATTTCGCCAGCGGACTTTCGCAGGGTCTCTACGGCAAGATCGAACGAGTTACCAGCAAAGTCTTCTTGCTTTCACCAGCACACGTTGCCGTGAGTGGGGACCAGGCCGAGGTTGAGTCTGACGTCGACGCTTCGTTTTTCGCTCAGTAA
- the dnaE gene encoding DNA polymerase III subunit alpha, giving the protein MAANNDSFVHLHVHSEYSMLDGAARVGPLLDAAVEQGMPAIAITDHGNMFGAYDFWKSATARGIKPIIGTEAYITPGTARGDKTRVRWGGSHQTRDDVGGSGAYTHMTLLSQDNEGMHNLFRLSSKASIEGFYFKPRMDRELLSQYSKGIIATTGCVGGEVQTKLRLGQYDEARQAAADFQDIFGKENFFAEIMDHGIDIERRTLLDLIRLAKELDMPLLATNDLHYTHSHDATAHAALLCVQSASTLDDPNRFKFDSNEFYLKSAAEMRSLFREHPEACDNTLLIAERCEVSFEGRDLMPRFPVPEGETEATWFEKEVARGMNKRFNNAPSEAHLAQAKYEVDVIQQMGFPGYFLVVADFIQWAKAQGIRVGPGRGSAAGSMASYAVGITELDPLAHGLIFERFLNPERVSMPDVDVDFDDRRRGEVIRYVTEKYGDDRVAQIVTYGTIKAKQALKDSARVLGMPYSVGEKLTKAMPAAIMGKDISLNDVRNKDAPRYKEAADIRGILDTDAEAAKVFETAVGLEGLKRQWGVHAAGVVLSAEPLLDVLPIMRREDDGAIITQFDQPPLESLGLIKMDFLGLRNLTVIEDALTMIKANTGSPLVIEDLDLDADQKTYDLLARGDTLGVFQLDGGPMRALLKQLKPTNFEDISAVIALYRPGPMGMNSHTKYALRKNGLEEIDAIHPELEEPLKEILGTTFGLIVYQEQVMSVAQKVAGFTLGQADVLRRAMGKKKKEELDKQFIGFETGMLDNGFSKEAVKVLWETLMPFADYAFNKAHSAGYGVLSYWTAYLKANYPAEYMAALLTSVGDSKDKLGMYLSECRRMGIKVLAPDVNESTVNFTAVAGDIRFGLGAVRNVGASVVEQIVRARAEKGRFESFHDYLRKVSIQVANKRTVESLIKSGAFDSLGATRRGLLEIHEDACDSAVSLKRNEANGQVDLFGGIFDFDDDDDGVPDRPEWSKRDKLAFEREMLGLYVSDHPLSGLELQLAKHQDATITEVLSGDVVSDGEHVSIAGLVTSVQHRVARNSGNQYGIVTVEDFGGEISVMFLGKTYQEFAPGLINDSIVVVRGRASARDDGMNLHAVSMFSPELGPSLGSGPIVVSINEHRATTDVVTGLGDVLIRHSGDVEVRLRLVRGDVARVFEVPYRVKVSADLYGELKTLLGPGCLG; this is encoded by the coding sequence GTGGCTGCTAATAACGACTCGTTTGTGCACTTGCACGTTCACAGCGAGTACTCGATGCTCGATGGTGCAGCGCGCGTAGGGCCATTGCTCGATGCCGCCGTCGAACAGGGAATGCCGGCGATCGCGATCACCGACCACGGCAACATGTTCGGTGCCTATGACTTCTGGAAGTCGGCCACTGCCCGAGGTATCAAGCCAATTATCGGCACTGAGGCATACATCACTCCTGGCACGGCGCGCGGTGACAAGACTCGTGTGCGTTGGGGGGGGAGTCATCAGACTCGAGATGATGTCGGTGGCAGCGGTGCGTACACCCACATGACTTTGTTGTCCCAAGACAACGAAGGAATGCACAACCTGTTTCGCCTGTCATCTAAGGCCTCGATCGAGGGTTTCTATTTCAAGCCGCGAATGGATCGTGAGCTCCTTAGCCAATATTCGAAGGGAATTATCGCCACGACCGGGTGTGTGGGTGGCGAGGTCCAAACAAAGCTCCGACTTGGTCAGTATGACGAAGCTCGCCAGGCCGCAGCGGACTTCCAAGACATCTTCGGCAAAGAGAACTTCTTTGCCGAAATCATGGACCACGGCATCGATATCGAGCGCCGCACGCTACTCGATCTCATCAGGCTCGCCAAAGAGCTGGACATGCCACTGCTCGCGACAAATGACCTGCACTACACGCACTCCCACGATGCGACCGCACACGCAGCGTTGTTGTGTGTGCAATCTGCCTCGACTCTCGACGATCCCAACCGCTTCAAGTTCGACTCGAACGAGTTTTACCTCAAGTCGGCTGCCGAGATGCGTTCCTTGTTCCGCGAACATCCTGAAGCATGCGACAACACGCTGCTGATCGCCGAACGTTGTGAGGTTAGTTTTGAGGGCCGCGACCTCATGCCACGATTCCCGGTTCCCGAAGGGGAGACGGAGGCGACCTGGTTTGAGAAGGAGGTAGCGCGTGGAATGAACAAGCGGTTCAACAACGCGCCATCTGAAGCGCATCTTGCGCAGGCAAAGTACGAGGTCGACGTTATCCAGCAGATGGGGTTTCCTGGTTACTTCCTCGTTGTTGCCGACTTCATTCAGTGGGCGAAGGCGCAGGGCATCCGCGTTGGTCCTGGTCGAGGTTCTGCTGCGGGCTCGATGGCCTCCTATGCGGTCGGAATCACCGAGCTCGATCCACTCGCGCACGGACTCATCTTTGAGAGATTTTTGAACCCCGAACGTGTTTCGATGCCCGACGTCGATGTCGACTTTGACGATCGACGACGTGGCGAAGTTATTCGCTACGTCACCGAAAAATACGGCGACGACCGCGTCGCTCAGATCGTCACGTACGGCACGATTAAGGCAAAGCAGGCGCTCAAAGACTCTGCTCGGGTGCTTGGCATGCCCTACTCGGTGGGGGAGAAACTCACCAAGGCAATGCCCGCAGCCATCATGGGCAAGGATATCTCCCTTAATGATGTGCGCAATAAAGATGCGCCGCGGTATAAAGAGGCCGCAGATATCCGGGGAATTCTCGACACCGACGCTGAAGCAGCGAAAGTCTTCGAAACCGCAGTTGGGCTTGAAGGGCTGAAGCGACAGTGGGGCGTGCACGCGGCCGGTGTTGTGCTTTCCGCCGAGCCATTGCTTGATGTGCTGCCCATTATGCGCCGTGAAGACGATGGCGCCATCATCACTCAGTTCGATCAGCCACCGCTCGAAAGCCTCGGTCTGATCAAGATGGACTTCTTGGGGCTTCGCAACCTCACGGTCATTGAAGATGCGTTGACGATGATCAAGGCGAACACTGGCTCTCCGCTCGTCATCGAAGACCTTGATCTGGATGCCGACCAGAAGACCTACGATTTACTCGCCCGCGGTGACACCCTGGGCGTTTTCCAGCTCGATGGCGGGCCAATGCGAGCCCTGCTTAAGCAGCTCAAGCCCACGAACTTTGAAGACATCTCTGCCGTTATTGCCCTGTATCGCCCGGGCCCGATGGGAATGAACTCCCACACTAAGTACGCGCTACGAAAAAACGGCTTGGAGGAGATTGATGCGATCCATCCCGAGCTTGAAGAGCCGTTAAAAGAAATTCTCGGCACCACTTTTGGTCTGATTGTGTATCAAGAGCAAGTCATGTCAGTGGCTCAGAAGGTCGCAGGCTTCACTCTTGGTCAAGCCGACGTCTTGCGTCGGGCAATGGGCAAGAAGAAGAAAGAAGAGCTCGACAAGCAGTTCATCGGGTTCGAAACGGGCATGCTCGACAACGGCTTCAGTAAAGAAGCCGTCAAGGTGCTGTGGGAAACGCTCATGCCGTTTGCTGATTACGCCTTCAACAAGGCGCACAGCGCTGGTTACGGCGTGCTCAGCTACTGGACCGCATACCTCAAAGCCAATTACCCGGCCGAGTACATGGCCGCGCTTCTCACAAGTGTCGGCGACTCAAAAGACAAGCTCGGGATGTACTTGAGCGAGTGCCGCCGCATGGGCATCAAGGTGTTGGCGCCCGATGTCAACGAATCGACCGTGAACTTTACGGCTGTCGCCGGCGACATCAGGTTTGGCCTCGGCGCCGTCCGCAATGTTGGTGCTTCAGTCGTGGAGCAAATTGTTCGTGCTCGCGCCGAAAAGGGCCGCTTCGAGTCATTCCACGACTACCTCCGCAAGGTCTCCATTCAGGTTGCTAATAAGCGCACTGTGGAATCTCTCATCAAATCTGGGGCGTTCGACTCTCTGGGCGCTACTCGTCGCGGGCTTCTCGAAATCCACGAAGATGCGTGCGACTCGGCCGTGAGCCTCAAGCGCAACGAAGCGAACGGTCAGGTCGACCTGTTTGGTGGCATCTTCGACTTTGATGACGACGATGACGGCGTTCCCGATCGGCCGGAGTGGTCGAAGCGCGACAAGCTCGCCTTCGAGCGCGAGATGTTGGGGCTCTACGTTTCCGACCATCCGCTGTCGGGGCTTGAACTGCAGCTCGCCAAGCATCAGGATGCGACGATCACCGAAGTTTTGTCTGGCGATGTGGTCTCCGATGGTGAACACGTCTCAATCGCGGGCCTCGTCACCAGTGTTCAGCACCGGGTAGCCCGCAACAGTGGCAACCAATACGGCATTGTTACGGTCGAAGATTTTGGCGGCGAAATCAGCGTCATGTTCCTCGGAAAGACATATCAAGAGTTCGCGCCGGGCCTAATTAATGACTCTATTGTCGTGGTGCGCGGGCGGGCAAGTGCGCGAGATGACGGCATGAACTTGCATGCGGTCAGCATGTTCTCTCCGGAATTGGGGCCCAGTTTGGGGTCGGGACCGATTGTGGTCTCGATCAATGAACATCGGGCAACCACCGACGTGGTTACCGGTCTCGGCGATGTACTCATTCGTCACTCCGGTGATGTCGAGGTGCGATTGCGTCTCGTGCGCGGCGACGTCGCACGCGTTTTCGAAGTGCCTTACCGCGTCAAGGTGTCGGCAGACCTCTACGGCGAACTAAAGACGCTACTCGGGCCAGGCTGCCTGGGTTGA
- a CDS encoding DivIVA domain-containing protein: protein MALTPEDVVNKRFESTKFREGYDQDDVDDFLDEVVVELRRLNQENDELRQRLTAAESRSNESQQSASSEPAVPAPVSASAPAAIESAPAPEPSSSALDDASSSTNNLLQLARRLHEEHVRDGVAKRDALIAEGQASAAEIVAEAEAQQRAQLGSLEQEREVIESRIESLQNFEREYREKLKSYIEGQLHELDSDSLVSAGAPAKESGQKDAAPVAQPTGHLSPEDFAAPQSAQQPPASFTGFSGS from the coding sequence ATGGCTTTGACTCCAGAAGATGTGGTCAACAAGAGGTTCGAATCAACCAAGTTCCGAGAGGGATACGACCAAGATGACGTCGATGATTTTCTCGACGAGGTTGTTGTTGAATTGCGACGACTCAATCAGGAGAACGACGAGCTTCGCCAGCGTTTGACTGCTGCCGAGTCACGTTCGAACGAATCGCAGCAATCGGCGAGCAGCGAACCCGCTGTGCCCGCGCCAGTATCGGCATCCGCCCCTGCGGCGATTGAGAGTGCTCCGGCACCTGAGCCATCCTCGTCGGCCCTCGACGATGCCAGCAGCAGCACCAACAACTTGCTTCAGCTTGCGCGCCGGCTGCATGAAGAGCACGTACGCGACGGTGTCGCGAAACGCGATGCACTCATTGCCGAAGGTCAGGCTTCCGCCGCTGAGATTGTCGCCGAGGCAGAAGCGCAGCAGCGTGCTCAGCTCGGTTCACTCGAGCAGGAACGTGAGGTGATCGAAAGCCGCATCGAGTCGCTGCAGAACTTCGAACGCGAATACCGCGAGAAGCTAAAGAGCTACATCGAAGGCCAGCTTCATGAACTAGATTCTGACAGCCTTGTCTCCGCTGGAGCTCCTGCGAAAGAGTCAGGGCAAAAGGACGCCGCTCCTGTCGCACAGCCGACCGGCCACTTGTCACCCGAAGATTTTGCTGCGCCCCAATCGGCCCAGCAGCCTCCGGCAAGCTTCACTGGTTTCTCCGGCAGCTAG
- the ftsZ gene encoding cell division protein FtsZ — MTSNQNYLAVIKVVGIGGGGVNAVNRMIELGLRGVEFIAINTDAQALLMSDADVKLDVGRELTRGLGAGADPEVGRRAAEDHAEEIEEALAGADMVFVTAGEGGGTGTGGAPVVARIAKSIGALTIGVVTKPFGFEGKRRSSQAEIGVDTLKNEVDTLIVVPNDRLLEISDRGISMLEAFATADQVLLAGVQGITDLITTPGLINLDFADVKSVMQGAGSALMGIGSSRGADRAIKAAELAVASPLLEASIDGAHGVLLSIQGGSNLGIFEINDAARLVQEAVHPEANIIFGAVIDDTLGDEVRVTVIAAGFDGGEPSAKPAEGRRTNYVVPEAPAEHIAAAQKPTEKETDWKSQPSVVPAATIDRSFDDDAENDNDLDVPDFLK, encoded by the coding sequence GTGACATCAAACCAGAACTACCTCGCAGTCATCAAGGTAGTCGGCATCGGTGGTGGCGGAGTAAACGCCGTCAACCGAATGATCGAGCTCGGCCTGCGAGGCGTCGAGTTCATTGCGATCAATACCGACGCCCAGGCACTGCTAATGAGCGACGCAGACGTCAAGCTTGACGTCGGTCGCGAACTGACCAGAGGCCTCGGTGCAGGCGCTGACCCTGAGGTTGGCCGCCGTGCGGCAGAGGACCACGCAGAAGAGATTGAAGAAGCACTTGCGGGCGCCGACATGGTGTTCGTTACTGCTGGCGAGGGTGGCGGAACCGGCACCGGTGGCGCCCCAGTAGTTGCCCGCATTGCTAAGTCGATTGGTGCGCTCACGATCGGTGTTGTCACCAAGCCATTCGGCTTTGAAGGCAAGCGCCGCTCGTCGCAGGCGGAGATCGGTGTCGACACCCTCAAGAATGAGGTCGATACCCTCATCGTCGTTCCGAACGACCGCCTTCTCGAGATCAGTGATCGCGGCATCAGCATGCTCGAAGCCTTCGCAACGGCTGACCAGGTGCTGTTGGCCGGCGTTCAGGGCATTACCGACCTCATCACGACTCCGGGCCTCATCAACCTCGACTTCGCCGATGTTAAGTCAGTGATGCAGGGCGCAGGCTCTGCGCTGATGGGAATCGGTTCTTCGCGCGGGGCCGACCGGGCCATAAAAGCGGCTGAACTCGCTGTGGCATCCCCACTGCTGGAAGCCAGCATTGATGGCGCACACGGTGTTCTGCTTTCGATCCAGGGCGGATCGAACCTCGGAATTTTCGAGATCAACGATGCTGCGCGACTCGTTCAAGAGGCGGTGCATCCTGAAGCGAACATCATCTTCGGTGCCGTCATCGACGACACTCTCGGAGACGAAGTTCGCGTGACGGTAATTGCCGCAGGGTTTGATGGTGGAGAGCCATCGGCCAAGCCTGCCGAAGGGCGCCGTACTAATTACGTCGTGCCCGAGGCCCCTGCAGAGCACATCGCTGCAGCCCAGAAGCCGACGGAGAAAGAAACTGACTGGAAGTCGCAGCCGAGTGTTGTACCTGCAGCGACCATCGATCGCAGCTTTGATGATGACGCCGAGAACGACAACGATCTCGACGTTCCAGACTTCTTAAAGTAG
- a CDS encoding RluA family pseudouridine synthase, whose amino-acid sequence METRSLPVPEGLVGQRVDAALAKLLGFSRTFAAEVAESGGVMMDGAEVGKSDRLTAGTWIEVSWISKTEPQIVPVVLDSLGIIYDDDHIVVVDKPAGVAAHPSIGWDGVTVLGALAGAGYRISTSGAAERAGIVHRLDAGTSGLMMVAKSELAYRELKRAFHDREVNKIYHSVVQGHPDPLAGTIDAPIGRHPGSSWKFAVVAGGKDSITHYETLEAFPSAALVEVQLETGRTHQIRVHMAAQRHPCVGDTMYGADPTISARLGLTRQWLHAHKLGFAHPATGENVLFESPYPADLQAALEVLRAN is encoded by the coding sequence GTGGAAACCCGTAGTTTGCCGGTTCCGGAAGGGCTTGTGGGGCAGCGCGTAGACGCAGCCCTCGCCAAGCTTCTTGGCTTTTCGCGAACATTTGCCGCAGAGGTAGCCGAATCGGGCGGAGTAATGATGGACGGTGCCGAAGTCGGCAAGTCAGATCGCCTCACCGCTGGTACATGGATTGAGGTGTCCTGGATTTCCAAGACTGAACCGCAGATAGTGCCCGTCGTGCTCGATAGCCTCGGCATTATTTACGACGATGATCACATTGTTGTCGTCGACAAGCCCGCCGGAGTCGCAGCACACCCATCGATTGGCTGGGACGGTGTGACTGTTCTTGGTGCACTCGCTGGCGCTGGATACCGTATCTCGACGTCTGGCGCCGCCGAGCGCGCAGGAATCGTGCACCGCCTCGATGCGGGCACGAGCGGTCTTATGATGGTTGCAAAGTCTGAACTCGCCTACAGAGAGCTCAAGCGTGCTTTCCACGATCGCGAAGTGAACAAGATCTACCACTCGGTCGTGCAAGGACACCCCGACCCACTCGCGGGAACAATCGACGCTCCGATCGGTCGGCATCCGGGCTCAAGCTGGAAGTTTGCTGTCGTCGCCGGGGGCAAAGACTCCATTACCCACTACGAGACGCTCGAAGCATTCCCGTCTGCTGCGCTTGTTGAAGTTCAACTTGAGACCGGACGCACACACCAGATCCGTGTGCACATGGCGGCACAGCGTCATCCCTGTGTCGGCGACACCATGTACGGCGCCGACCCGACGATTTCCGCCAGGCTTGGCCTAACCCGCCAGTGGTTGCACGCCCACAAGCTAGGGTTTGCGCATCCGGCGACCGGGGAAAATGTGCTGTTCGAGTCACCATATCCAGCTGACCTTCAGGCGGCACTTGAGGTGCTTCGCGCCAACTAG
- a CDS encoding YggT family protein: MNPVSIIATVAIFAINLFMLAMWARFILDLVVVFARGWRPSGVGLVLSEIAFTITDPPIKAVRKVVPMIRIGSGALDLSWMLVMLACIILTSILRGF, translated from the coding sequence GTGAATCCGGTTTCAATTATCGCTACGGTGGCTATATTCGCCATTAATCTTTTTATGCTTGCGATGTGGGCTCGGTTTATTCTCGATCTCGTTGTCGTCTTTGCTAGAGGGTGGCGTCCGAGCGGCGTCGGTCTTGTGTTGTCTGAGATTGCTTTCACTATCACGGACCCCCCGATCAAAGCGGTACGCAAAGTTGTACCGATGATTCGCATCGGCAGCGGTGCGCTGGATTTGTCATGGATGCTCGTCATGCTGGCGTGCATTATCTTGACCTCCATTTTGCGGGGCTTTTAG